The Thermodesulfovibrionia bacterium genome includes a window with the following:
- a CDS encoding MATE family efflux transporter, which yields MTERVETSDLTKGSTWDNIWRMSWPMLFVMFFNFLVGLTDIYVAGFLGPEIQAVVGFVGQLYFFVIVVANAISIGTVAILARSVGAGRFEDSLSTARQSLIFGGICAIVLTLPGFLLKDQIISLSGFSGNIREAAVKFFVIYIFALAPNYMVIISNAIFRAGGEVRLTLIAMFFVSLINIALNFLLVFGLGIGYIGIALATAISMFAGMAICFFLFKKSRWKDIFSGTWHVSSDLAKRIIKISWPTALIQISWNAGTIILYNILSRLQDVSITAMAALTNGLRIEAIIYLPVFALNMAASVLAGQNLGAGEPKRAEKIGWNISIAGVALVSLIALPIFIWAGEISSPLAKDANVLAETVRYLRITMLSEPFMAIGVILAGSLTGAGDTKGAMLCIVSTHWLIRLPLAYILAVVAGYGAIGVWIAMAVSILFQGIAMTMRFRNGRWKKIKP from the coding sequence GTGACGGAAAGGGTCGAAACAAGCGATCTTACAAAGGGAAGCACATGGGATAATATCTGGCGCATGTCATGGCCCATGCTCTTTGTCATGTTCTTCAATTTCCTCGTAGGCCTTACTGACATTTATGTCGCCGGCTTTCTCGGCCCTGAGATACAGGCGGTTGTTGGTTTCGTAGGCCAGCTCTATTTCTTTGTCATAGTAGTTGCAAACGCCATCAGCATCGGCACTGTGGCGATACTTGCGCGGTCGGTCGGCGCCGGAAGGTTCGAAGATTCCCTCTCTACGGCAAGACAGTCCCTTATCTTCGGCGGAATATGCGCCATCGTACTCACGCTGCCGGGTTTTCTCCTTAAGGATCAGATAATATCGCTTTCTGGTTTTTCCGGCAACATCCGTGAGGCCGCAGTTAAATTCTTTGTTATCTACATATTCGCACTCGCGCCTAATTATATGGTGATCATATCAAACGCAATATTCAGGGCAGGCGGAGAGGTGCGGCTTACGCTGATAGCGATGTTCTTCGTCAGCCTAATCAATATTGCATTGAATTTTCTTCTGGTCTTCGGTCTCGGAATAGGATACATCGGCATCGCACTGGCTACCGCGATATCTATGTTTGCCGGCATGGCCATATGTTTCTTCCTCTTCAAAAAGAGCAGGTGGAAGGATATCTTTTCAGGAACATGGCATGTTTCATCTGATCTTGCCAAGCGGATAATTAAAATAAGTTGGCCTACGGCCCTTATACAGATATCCTGGAACGCGGGCACCATTATCCTTTACAACATCCTCAGCCGTCTTCAGGATGTCAGCATCACGGCAATGGCTGCGCTTACCAACGGCCTGAGGATCGAAGCCATTATATATCTCCCTGTATTCGCGCTGAACATGGCGGCATCCGTTCTTGCAGGGCAAAACCTCGGCGCAGGCGAGCCCAAGAGAGCTGAAAAGATAGGCTGGAACATATCCATTGCCGGAGTTGCATTGGTCAGTCTTATCGCCCTGCCTATCTTCATATGGGCTGGGGAGATATCCTCCCCGCTGGCAAAAGATGCGAATGTTCTTGCAGAGACAGTGCGGTATCTCAGGATAACCATGCTCTCAGAGCCTTTCATGGCGATCGGCGTTATCTTGGCAGGGAGCCTCACAGGCGCGGGAGATACAAAAGGGGCGATGCTTTGTATTGTAAGCACACACTGGCTGATCCGCCTGCCGCTTGCCTATATACTCGCGGTCGTTGCAGGCTACGGCGCCATCGGGGTTTGGATAGCCATGGCTGTATCAATCTTATTTCAAGGCATAGCAATGACTATGAGGTTCAGGAACGGAAGATGGAAAAAGATTAAACCTTAG
- a CDS encoding response regulator gives MKKILVVEDNDKNLRLIRDILRYYKYEVIEAVNGEEAVTYAVSRLPDLILMDIQMPVMDGFKALKLLRENPATKDIKAIALTSFAMAGDREKILSAGFNDYISKPMDTRALPAMMKKYLGE, from the coding sequence ATGAAAAAAATTCTCGTTGTCGAGGACAATGACAAGAACCTGCGGTTGATAAGAGATATTCTAAGGTATTACAAATACGAGGTCATTGAGGCTGTCAACGGAGAGGAGGCTGTCACATATGCCGTCAGCCGGCTGCCGGACCTTATTCTGATGGACATACAGATGCCGGTCATGGACGGCTTTAAAGCGCTTAAACTTCTGCGTGAGAATCCAGCGACAAAAGATATCAAGGCTATCGCGTTAACTTCTTTTGCTATGGCTGGTGACCGCGAGAAGATACTCTCTGCCGGGTTTAATGACTATATATCAAAGCCGATGGATACCAGAGCGCTGCCGGCGATGATGAAGAAGTATCTGGGTGAATAG
- a CDS encoding cold-shock protein, with translation MPTGTVKWFNESKGFGFITQENGPDVFAHYSEIQGEGFKTIMEGDSVSFEVEQGDKGPKATNIKKI, from the coding sequence ATGCCAACAGGAACAGTAAAGTGGTTTAATGAGTCAAAGGGCTTCGGCTTTATCACTCAGGAAAATGGACCGGATGTATTTGCACACTACTCAGAGATCCAGGGTGAAGGCTTCAAGACCATCATGGAAGGCGACTCAGTCAGCTTTGAAGTAGAACAGGGCGACAAAGGGCCAAAAGCAACAAACATCAAAAAGATATAA
- a CDS encoding phosphatidylglycerol lysyltransferase domain-containing protein, with protein MNIPLFPEFKDIDLSMKDDITRFLSRYPIEASEYTFTNLFAFKGTYDFKVSILNDSLIILKNRHPISLFCPVSDTPDLQRLFGYMKGQGAEPCFERVPESFVKKHLEGDERYICLEERDQFDYLHDVQELIDLKGRRFHDKKNRVNRFRSEYKYEYQTLTAELVDECIEFEDYWCEVRECEKYYGLDRERCAIFAMLRNFKYLNLKGGVIRIDNRIAALTIAEQFLSDTIVIHVEKANPDIQGLYQVINQEFLMHEAGDVKFVNREQDLGIKGLRDAKMSYHPVKFIKKYRVTE; from the coding sequence ATGAATATTCCACTCTTTCCTGAATTTAAAGATATCGATTTATCAATGAAGGATGATATCACAAGGTTTTTGTCACGATATCCAATTGAGGCTTCTGAATATACCTTTACAAATCTATTTGCCTTTAAAGGAACATATGACTTTAAAGTATCCATTCTCAATGACAGCCTGATAATCCTTAAGAACAGGCATCCTATCTCGTTATTCTGCCCTGTGAGTGACACACCTGACCTGCAACGGCTTTTTGGATACATGAAAGGGCAAGGGGCAGAACCCTGTTTTGAGAGGGTTCCTGAGAGCTTTGTGAAGAAACATCTTGAAGGCGATGAAAGATATATTTGCCTTGAAGAGAGAGACCAGTTTGATTATCTTCATGACGTGCAGGAACTTATAGATCTGAAGGGCAGAAGGTTTCATGATAAAAAGAACAGGGTTAACAGGTTCAGGAGTGAATATAAATATGAATACCAGACCCTGACAGCTGAACTGGTGGATGAATGTATCGAGTTTGAAGATTACTGGTGCGAGGTCAGGGAATGCGAGAAATACTATGGACTGGACAGGGAGAGGTGCGCTATCTTTGCAATGCTCAGGAATTTTAAATATCTGAACCTGAAGGGCGGGGTAATAAGGATAGATAACAGGATAGCTGCATTGACCATTGCTGAACAGTTTCTGTCTGATACCATTGTCATACATGTAGAGAAGGCAAATCCGGACATTCAGGGACTTTATCAGGTGATAAATCAGGAGTTCCTAATGCATGAAGCAGGAGATGTCAAGTTTGTGAACAGGGAACAGGACCTCGGCATCAAGGGATTAAGAGATGCCAAGATGTCTTATCATCCTGTGAAGTTCATAAAGAAATACAGGGTGACGGAATAA
- a CDS encoding ATP-binding protein, which translates to MSNKIINRTISILPGIRQEATLPKVTLFLSVVLLTGNLNAIVDSMLHPEISYFDIEHWIIGGVYALLVCILFMGMSIYYAQHKQEEDEIKRAKEEWERTFDAITQPVMILDANHKIVKANKTMADKLGVTPSEMQGLACYKVVHGLDEPHPTCPHSKLLADGQVHSAEIYEERLGGYFVITVSPIYDSEGRLSGSIHTGIDITERRKMEEYVNKLNEELERKIEDRTVEIAKAYESLKAENQARKEAEEVLSASEKRYRTLIETTGTGYVIIDYEGKVLNANQEYVHLTGHTDLNEIRGRSVMEWTADYEKDKNAKAVAKCARDGHIRNLEIHYVTGQGKVTPIEINATVMLIDGKAQILTLCRDITERKKAEEYLQNALITAEASNKVKSDFLANMSHELTTPLNSVIGFSQVLKDGLSGELNTDQQEYVDNVLQGGMRLLSLIRNMLDLVRAESGKDELIVKRFLLKETLKSSVAMFNEISIERNLKLTLQIEPAADIVIETDAGKLTRILYNLIDNAVKFTPAGGSVSVSARKIEAEKLIEISVTDTGIGITPENIDKLFQPFAQLESPYTKTYGGTGIGLILTKRFVELLGGRIWAESEYGKGSKFIFVIPI; encoded by the coding sequence ATGAGTAATAAAATAATAAATAGGACCATCTCAATTCTTCCCGGAATACGACAGGAGGCAACTCTTCCCAAGGTAACATTATTTCTTTCAGTAGTTTTGCTGACCGGCAATCTGAACGCTATAGTTGACAGTATGCTCCATCCCGAGATCTCCTATTTTGATATAGAGCATTGGATCATAGGCGGTGTGTATGCTTTACTGGTCTGCATTTTATTCATGGGAATGAGTATATATTATGCACAGCATAAACAGGAGGAAGATGAGATTAAAAGGGCCAAGGAAGAATGGGAGCGCACTTTTGACGCCATAACACAGCCCGTTATGATATTGGATGCCAACCATAAGATAGTCAAGGCAAATAAAACCATGGCTGACAAACTCGGAGTTACTCCTTCAGAAATGCAGGGATTGGCCTGTTACAAAGTTGTCCACGGCTTGGATGAGCCGCATCCGACCTGCCCTCATTCCAAATTATTGGCAGACGGCCAGGTGCACTCAGCAGAGATTTATGAGGAACGGCTGGGCGGGTATTTCGTAATTACCGTATCCCCGATTTATGATTCTGAAGGGCGGCTAAGCGGTTCGATACACACCGGCATTGATATTACCGAACGCAGGAAGATGGAAGAATATGTCAATAAACTCAACGAGGAACTGGAGCGCAAGATTGAGGATCGCACTGTTGAGATTGCCAAAGCCTATGAATCTTTGAAGGCTGAGAATCAGGCGCGAAAAGAGGCGGAGGAGGTTCTGAGTGCGAGCGAGAAGAGGTACAGAACACTTATTGAGACAACAGGCACCGGCTATGTGATCATAGACTACGAAGGAAAAGTTCTTAACGCTAATCAGGAATATGTCCATCTAACCGGGCATACTGACCTGAATGAGATACGGGGCAGAAGCGTCATGGAATGGACCGCTGATTATGAAAAAGATAAAAATGCAAAGGCTGTCGCAAAGTGCGCCAGAGACGGCCACATCAGAAATCTTGAGATTCACTATGTCACCGGGCAAGGCAAAGTTACTCCCATTGAAATCAATGCGACAGTCATGCTTATTGACGGAAAGGCGCAGATACTGACGCTTTGCCGTGACATTACAGAACGCAAAAAGGCAGAGGAATATCTGCAAAACGCCCTTATAACAGCAGAAGCCTCAAACAAGGTAAAGTCTGATTTTCTTGCGAATATGAGCCATGAACTGACGACCCCTCTTAATTCTGTCATTGGTTTTTCGCAGGTGCTTAAAGACGGCCTGTCCGGAGAGTTGAATACGGATCAGCAGGAATATGTGGATAATGTCCTTCAGGGCGGCATGCGCCTGCTAAGTCTCATCAGAAATATGCTCGACCTTGTGAGAGCCGAATCAGGGAAAGACGAGTTAATAGTGAAAAGGTTTCTCCTGAAAGAGACCCTGAAATCCTCAGTCGCCATGTTCAATGAGATATCAATAGAGCGCAACCTGAAACTCACCCTTCAAATAGAGCCCGCCGCTGACATTGTGATTGAGACCGATGCCGGAAAACTCACCCGAATACTATACAATCTCATAGACAACGCCGTGAAGTTCACGCCTGCTGGGGGGAGTGTGAGTGTGAGCGCGCGGAAGATAGAAGCTGAGAAGTTAATAGAAATCTCTGTCACTGACACAGGCATAGGTATAACACCTGAAAACATTGATAAGCTCTTTCAGCCATTTGCGCAATTAGAGTCACCGTATACTAAGACATACGGCGGCACAGGCATTGGTTTGATCCTGACAAAGAGGTTCGTTGAGTTGTTAGGCGGCAGGATATGGGCTGAGAGCGAATACGGCAAAGGGAGCAAGTTTATATTTGTGATACCGATATAA
- a CDS encoding RNA methyltransferase codes for MDDWKRNVYFVLVEPKEPGNIGASARAMKNMGFTNLCLVNPPPHMPKEERWFACNAHDILKSAKIYNSVKEAVSDKAVVIGTTQRKGMHRGLILPVSEGAEKIRAITANNKVAILFGTETNGLSKEDVDECGFMITIPSSKMQPSLNLSHAVLLIAYELSKHSEETTVSSRGANYKDYNKPVLLEELEAHGEIAPLYDRISRILTLLEYAPRGDMDLNAKIITSLKRFLGRAGLTEIELNLLMGLCTQIEKKLDV; via the coding sequence ATGGATGACTGGAAGAGAAATGTATATTTTGTCCTTGTTGAACCTAAAGAGCCGGGCAATATAGGAGCATCCGCCAGGGCTATGAAGAATATGGGATTCACAAACCTCTGTCTTGTTAATCCCCCGCCGCACATGCCTAAAGAAGAGAGATGGTTTGCCTGCAATGCACATGATATCCTGAAGTCGGCAAAGATTTATAATTCTGTTAAAGAGGCTGTTAGCGACAAAGCGGTTGTTATCGGCACAACACAGCGCAAGGGAATGCACCGCGGATTGATATTGCCTGTTTCAGAGGGCGCAGAGAAGATCCGCGCTATAACTGCAAACAATAAGGTTGCCATCCTCTTTGGTACAGAGACGAACGGGCTCAGTAAGGAAGATGTTGATGAATGCGGTTTTATGATAACGATCCCAAGCAGTAAGATGCAGCCCTCTCTGAATCTGTCTCACGCTGTTCTCTTAATCGCGTACGAACTTTCTAAGCATAGCGAAGAAACTACTGTTTCATCCAGAGGAGCGAATTATAAGGATTATAACAAGCCTGTTCTTCTGGAAGAGCTTGAAGCGCACGGAGAGATAGCGCCTTTATACGATAGGATATCCAGGATACTGACACTGCTTGAATACGCACCGAGGGGCGATATGGATCTCAATGCGAAGATCATCACCAGTTTAAAGCGCTTCCTCGGCAGGGCCGGGCTTACTGAGATAGAACTGAATTTGCTCATGGGATTATGTACTCAGATAGAGAAGAAGCTGGACGTATGA
- a CDS encoding ATP-binding protein produces the protein MKEWILQKRWRILLSGILIVTIPLLTLSAYIYLEVTSALEERLLKENQRLAQYTAHTIEEKLRSEISFGKSYAARPYFLEGLVIRDKKEMHRHLVSLIENSNTIERVFITDPAGIQIDNYPLTPETIGKDFSNRDWYKGVSNNWSPYVSEFYMRTAKPQRYLFAIAVPMRYNGNVIGILVMQPRNDFIENAVSGVDIAEDLQGNVHKGHIYVVDKKGNLIYHPDYDMDRIIDYSNVPPVRNVLKGREGIEKIIGPVHKLPVISAYHPVAEWGWGVVVEQQINAVLAPARKIQFALFTVTGFMLLLGGFLAYKASALLVSVKMAEENLNVTLHSIGDGVLVVDVDQKVLRLNPIAEHLTGWNEADARGRRVEEVFRIISEKTRMPAVIPVEEVLSTGLIKGLANHTILISRDGTERPIADSAAPIRGKGSEILGVVLVFRDVTAEREAELLLQEAILNAESANKAKSDFLANMSHELRTPMNSIIGFSEILEDGLYGELNSNQKEYINNILSSGRHLLSLINDILDLSKVEAGKLEIEPSRFLLKDILNASMTMLKEKTMKHGIKLSLEIEPDAGIEIEADERKLKQIMFNLLSNAVKFTPDGGSVSVSAKRVKSLEIEPNFNITPPASPPPLNLRPTVGALSRGKGELIEISVTDTGIGIKAEDIPKLFTEFTQLESTYTKTYEGTGLGLALTKKLVELHGGKIWVESEFEKGSRFVFVIPAKPTTPTPA, from the coding sequence ATGAAGGAATGGATTCTGCAAAAACGCTGGAGAATTTTACTGTCGGGAATATTGATTGTAACAATACCGCTTCTTACTCTTTCCGCATATATTTATTTAGAGGTTACATCCGCTCTTGAAGAAAGACTGCTGAAAGAAAACCAGCGTCTTGCGCAATACACGGCTCATACCATTGAGGAGAAGCTGAGGAGTGAGATATCCTTCGGCAAATCGTATGCAGCAAGGCCTTATTTTCTGGAAGGTTTAGTAATAAGAGACAAGAAAGAGATGCACAGGCATTTAGTGAGCCTTATCGAAAATTCCAATACAATTGAGCGGGTATTTATAACAGACCCGGCAGGCATCCAGATCGACAATTATCCATTAACACCTGAAACCATTGGCAAGGATTTCTCCAATAGAGACTGGTATAAAGGAGTCTCAAATAACTGGTCGCCTTATGTGTCTGAGTTTTACATGAGAACAGCTAAGCCGCAAAGATATCTTTTTGCCATTGCAGTCCCTATGAGATATAACGGGAATGTTATCGGGATACTCGTGATGCAGCCGAGGAATGATTTTATTGAAAACGCTGTCAGCGGCGTGGATATTGCCGAAGACCTCCAAGGTAATGTGCATAAAGGCCATATCTATGTGGTGGACAAAAAGGGGAATCTGATATATCACCCTGATTATGACATGGACAGGATAATAGATTATTCGAATGTTCCTCCTGTCAGGAATGTGTTAAAAGGCAGGGAGGGCATTGAAAAGATTATCGGCCCGGTACATAAACTCCCGGTCATCTCTGCCTATCATCCTGTTGCAGAATGGGGATGGGGCGTGGTTGTGGAGCAGCAGATTAATGCTGTCCTCGCACCGGCAAGGAAGATACAATTCGCACTCTTTACTGTTACCGGATTTATGCTTTTGCTCGGGGGATTTCTTGCATACAAGGCTTCAGCACTGTTGGTTTCGGTGAAAATGGCAGAGGAAAACCTTAACGTAACTCTTCATTCTATCGGTGATGGAGTTCTCGTTGTTGATGTTGATCAGAAGGTTCTTCGGCTCAACCCGATTGCAGAACACCTTACCGGATGGAATGAGGCGGATGCCAGAGGACGCAGAGTCGAAGAAGTCTTCCGTATTATAAGCGAAAAGACGCGGATGCCTGCGGTCATTCCTGTCGAGGAGGTTCTTTCAACAGGACTAATCAAGGGACTGGCAAACCATACTATATTGATCTCAAGAGATGGGACCGAGCGGCCTATAGCCGACAGCGCCGCCCCGATCCGCGGCAAGGGCAGCGAAATTCTTGGTGTTGTGCTGGTCTTTCGTGATGTGACAGCAGAGCGTGAGGCAGAACTGTTGTTACAAGAAGCGATATTAAACGCTGAATCTGCAAACAAAGCCAAGTCTGATTTTCTTGCGAACATGTCTCATGAACTGCGTACGCCTATGAACTCGATCATCGGGTTTTCAGAGATCCTTGAAGACGGCTTATACGGAGAGCTTAACTCAAACCAGAAAGAGTATATAAATAACATACTCTCAAGCGGCAGACACCTTCTGAGTCTTATCAACGATATCCTTGACCTCTCAAAAGTTGAGGCAGGAAAGCTTGAGATTGAACCAAGCAGATTCCTTTTGAAAGATATTCTGAATGCGTCAATGACAATGCTTAAGGAAAAGACGATGAAACACGGGATAAAGCTGAGCCTTGAAATAGAGCCGGATGCCGGTATTGAGATAGAGGCAGATGAGCGGAAGTTAAAACAGATAATGTTCAATCTCCTGAGCAATGCAGTTAAGTTCACGCCGGACGGCGGGAGCGTAAGTGTGAGCGCAAAACGAGTTAAAAGTTTGGAAATAGAACCCAATTTTAATATAACGCCCCCAGCTTCGCCACCCCCTCTTAATTTAAGACCAACAGTAGGTGCCTTAAGCAGGGGCAAGGGGGAGTTAATTGAAATCTCTGTCACTGACACAGGCATAGGCATAAAGGCTGAAGATATCCCGAAACTTTTCACGGAGTTCACACAGCTTGAATCAACATATACGAAGACATATGAAGGCACAGGCCTCGGCCTTGCCCTGACAAAAAAACTCGTCGAACTTCACGGCGGAAAGATATGGGTAGAGAGCGAATTCGAAAAAGGAAGCAGGTTTGTGTTTGTGATACCGGCTAAACCAACCACCCCTACCCCTGCTTAA
- a CDS encoding DEAD/DEAH box helicase yields the protein MEFKKFDFNEKIAAGITAAGYAAPTPIQAQAIPPALKGRDVMGLAQTGTGKTAAFVLPILQRLINGPMGKTRALIVAPTRELAEQIHESIKSLGKKTMIRSTSVYGGVSINPQIKKFRSGVDIIVACPGRLLDHINQNTVNLSNIEVLVLDEADRMFDMGFLPDIKKIIKHIPAKRQTLLFSATMPDDIRKLANDVLQDPVTVQVDHTMPLNTVAHALYPIDQHLKTQLLFKLLSHTDTESVLVFTRTKHRAKRVGEQLVKAGYKAASLQGNLSQNKRQEALDGFRKGRFQVLVATDIAARGIDVSSISHVINYDIPDTADAYTHRIGRTGRAAKNGDAFTFITREDDATVRSIELVLGEKVERRILKDFDYKKAAPPRNTEFARPPREQNKRPQSRPKTTGGDAAPKSRPRTTSADAAPKKWHKVQPERGADIRKSFNPKIRTRPATRRAVSGS from the coding sequence ATGGAATTTAAGAAATTTGATTTTAACGAAAAGATCGCCGCAGGAATCACAGCGGCAGGATATGCAGCACCAACACCTATTCAGGCACAGGCAATCCCGCCTGCGCTCAAAGGGCGCGACGTAATGGGCCTTGCACAGACAGGGACAGGCAAGACAGCCGCATTTGTACTGCCTATTCTTCAAAGGCTTATTAACGGGCCTATGGGCAAAACACGCGCGCTTATCGTGGCGCCAACGCGTGAACTTGCCGAACAGATACACGAGTCGATAAAGAGCCTTGGGAAAAAGACGATGATCAGGAGCACTTCTGTTTACGGAGGAGTGAGCATAAACCCGCAGATAAAGAAGTTCCGTTCTGGGGTCGATATAATAGTTGCATGCCCGGGCCGGCTGCTCGATCACATAAATCAGAATACCGTCAACCTGTCAAACATAGAGGTGCTTGTACTTGACGAGGCAGACCGCATGTTCGATATGGGTTTTCTGCCTGATATAAAGAAGATCATCAAGCATATACCGGCAAAACGCCAGACGCTGCTATTTTCAGCCACCATGCCTGACGATATCAGGAAACTGGCAAACGATGTTCTACAGGATCCTGTAACCGTACAAGTAGACCACACCATGCCGTTAAACACTGTTGCTCACGCGCTTTACCCGATAGATCAACACCTGAAGACCCAGCTGCTGTTTAAACTGCTGAGCCATACCGACACTGAGTCTGTCCTGGTCTTTACCCGTACCAAACACCGCGCAAAGCGCGTTGGCGAACAGCTTGTAAAGGCAGGCTACAAAGCGGCGTCCCTTCAGGGAAACCTCTCGCAGAACAAGCGGCAGGAGGCTCTTGACGGATTCCGTAAAGGCAGATTCCAGGTGCTTGTTGCTACTGATATCGCAGCACGCGGTATAGATGTCTCAAGCATATCACACGTTATCAACTACGATATCCCTGATACAGCAGATGCATACACGCACCGCATAGGCAGGACAGGACGCGCCGCAAAGAACGGCGATGCCTTCACATTCATCACACGCGAAGACGATGCAACGGTTCGCAGTATTGAGTTAGTACTTGGAGAAAAGGTGGAGCGCCGCATTCTGAAAGACTTTGATTATAAAAAAGCAGCGCCTCCGCGCAATACAGAGTTTGCCCGTCCGCCGCGCGAACAGAATAAGAGGCCGCAATCCAGGCCGAAGACGACCGGCGGAGATGCCGCTCCAAAATCCAGGCCGAGGACGACCAGCGCAGATGCCGCCCCAAAAAAGTGGCACAAGGTCCAGCCGGAACGCGGTGCTGATATCCGCAAATCCTTCAATCCGAAAATACGGACCAGGCCAGCAACACGCAGGGCAGTATCAGGCAGCTGA
- a CDS encoding DUF1284 domain-containing protein, whose translation MPLLRGHHLICLHFFNGEGYDEAFINNLKKILERAEDEEITISSGDDDICRCCPYLKERRCQYTESSAEEIRDMDTEALMLLRSSRGDNVKWDEIRNTIYRIFPSWHTSYCLKCDWKDACEKNALFQELTKK comes from the coding sequence ATGCCGCTGCTGAGAGGACATCACCTCATCTGCCTGCACTTCTTCAATGGTGAAGGCTATGATGAAGCCTTTATTAACAACCTGAAAAAGATACTCGAACGCGCAGAAGATGAAGAGATAACCATCTCGTCCGGCGATGATGATATATGCAGGTGCTGTCCCTATCTGAAAGAAAGAAGGTGCCAGTATACTGAAAGTTCTGCTGAAGAGATCCGAGACATGGATACTGAAGCACTAATGCTTCTCCGTAGTTCACGGGGAGATAATGTTAAATGGGATGAGATCAGGAATACGATATACAGAATATTCCCCTCCTGGCATACATCATACTGTTTAAAATGCGATTGGAAAGATGCCTGTGAAAAGAACGCCTTATTTCAGGAATTGACAAAAAAATAG
- a CDS encoding DUF116 domain-containing protein: MTMQGKTYSLYGGRSSTERYYDTIRKLTDLLILMCPDVNILLDHVQKAGNSSLLSKLAGRNTDKQLILFIKKLLRESLFVYTTGVNEHLKNIPLSQKFDPVINTKEEQYHLYMIEIELINRLYIKTFKKSEYKFALIAHCLKDFRPGCKSVSGEMAAICKSCTNECLINLGGNLLRKYDIHPYISATTDLKSLFKKIRSKHKSVGALGIACVPELVHGMRECISAGISPVGIPIDANRCSRWMKEAHETSYNVKELEELIK, from the coding sequence ATGACGATGCAAGGCAAAACTTACTCTTTATACGGCGGGAGAAGCAGCACGGAACGATATTACGACACAATCAGAAAACTGACTGACCTCTTAATACTGATGTGCCCTGATGTGAATATTCTCCTTGACCATGTGCAGAAAGCAGGCAACAGCTCCCTCCTTAGTAAACTGGCCGGCAGGAATACCGATAAGCAACTTATATTATTTATAAAGAAATTACTTAGAGAATCACTCTTTGTTTATACCACAGGCGTTAATGAACATCTGAAAAATATTCCCCTTAGCCAAAAGTTTGACCCTGTCATAAATACAAAGGAAGAGCAGTATCATCTCTATATGATAGAGATCGAGCTTATTAACAGGCTATATATAAAAACCTTCAAAAAGAGCGAATACAAATTTGCCCTGATAGCACACTGCCTTAAGGACTTCAGGCCCGGATGCAAATCTGTCTCAGGTGAGATGGCTGCAATATGCAAAAGCTGCACAAACGAATGTTTAATAAACCTCGGCGGCAATCTTCTTAGAAAATATGATATCCACCCTTACATCTCAGCCACGACAGACCTCAAGTCGCTGTTTAAGAAGATCAGGTCAAAACATAAAAGCGTGGGCGCGCTGGGAATCGCATGTGTACCTGAACTTGTTCATGGAATGAGAGAGTGCATCAGCGCAGGCATATCCCCTGTCGGCATCCCAATCGATGCTAACAGATGTTCCAGATGGATGAAAGAGGCGCATGAGACCTCTTATAACGTGAAAGAGCTTGAGGAACTTATAAAATAA
- a CDS encoding DOMON-like domain-containing protein, whose product MKSRSFSLTPFSSGLSGIDITVSIERSSNKLTVSYSLTGDISELVIPAPTDLPERSNAIWEETCFELFIGLKNSDNYWEFNISPAGHWNVYRFSSYREGRQEEPAFTSLPFKVSIHHNALLLSLELDLDKIKLTDEKLNAGISAVIKHRDSRMTYWALTHTKERPDFHNKESFIIEL is encoded by the coding sequence ATGAAGAGCAGAAGCTTTTCCCTCACACCGTTCTCCTCAGGCTTAAGCGGAATAGATATAACAGTCAGTATTGAGCGGTCTTCCAATAAACTTACTGTAAGCTATTCATTGACAGGCGATATTTCGGAACTCGTAATACCTGCGCCAACAGATCTGCCGGAGCGCAGCAATGCCATATGGGAAGAAACATGTTTTGAGTTATTTATAGGTTTAAAGAATTCCGATAACTATTGGGAATTCAACATCTCTCCTGCAGGACACTGGAATGTCTATCGCTTCAGTTCGTATCGGGAAGGCAGGCAGGAGGAACCTGCTTTTACATCGCTCCCGTTTAAAGTCTCGATCCATCATAATGCCCTGCTTCTTTCACTTGAGCTTGATTTAGATAAGATCAAGCTGACAGATGAAAAATTGAATGCAGGAATCAGCGCGGTCATTAAACACAGAGACAGCAGGATGACATATTGGGCTTTAACACATACAAAAGAACGTCCTGATTTTCACAATAAAGAGAGTTTCATCATCGAATTGTAA